Proteins from a genomic interval of Gossypium hirsutum isolate 1008001.06 chromosome A09, Gossypium_hirsutum_v2.1, whole genome shotgun sequence:
- the LOC107889547 gene encoding probable purple acid phosphatase 20, whose translation MAVMKGQVLVFVLAIAFIGCVVSYDRPPARKNISVLQSKQFSSTSPQQVHISAVGPDKMRISWITQNSAPSVVEYGTSAEAYTKSATGTSSSYRYLVYKSGQIHHVVIGPLDPNTVYYYRCSSDSTRQFSLKTPPAHLPIKFTVVGDLGQTGWTNSTLQHIAQSNYDMLLLPGDLAYADFVQPLWDSFGRLVEPLASQRPWMVTQGNHEVEKIPIIHSTPFTSYNARWRMPFEESGSTSNLYFSFDVAGVHVIMLGSYTDFDPDSDQFKWLQGDLGNIDRGKTPWIVALIHAPWYNTNTDHQGEPESDLMKQHMEVLLYKARVDIVFAGHVHAYERFTRVYNGQADNCGPIHITIGDGGNREGLAKKYMDPIAGISVFREASFGHGQLEVVNATDAVWTWHRNDDDVSVVSDTVWLRSLSSNPACKS comes from the exons ATGGCTGTAATGAAAGGGCAGGTTCTGGTTTTTGTATTAGCCATAGCCTTCATTGGCTGCGTTGTTTCTTATGATCGTCCTCCTGCTCGCAAGAACATTTCCGTTCTTCAATCAAAGCAATTTTCCTCAACTTCTCCTCAACAg GTGCATATATCCGCAGTTGGTCCTGATAAAATGAGGATATCTTGGATTACCCAAAACTCAGCTCCATCAGTAGTAGAATACGGTACATCAGCAGAGGCGTACACGAAATCTGCAACTGGAACTTCTTCTTCCTATCGTTACCTTGTATATAAATCCGGTCAAATTCATCACGTAGTCATCGGTCCCTTGGATCCCAACACTGTCTATTACTATCGTTGCAGCTCTGATTCAACCCGCCAATTTAGTCTCAAAACTCCTCCGGCTCATCTTCCCATCAAATTCACCGTTGTTG GTGATCTTGGACAGACAGGATGGACAAACTCAACTCTCCAACACATAGCACAATCGAATTACGACATGTTGCTACTGCCAGGGGACCTAGCGTATGCTGATTTTGTACAACCTCTTTGGGATTCATTTGGCCGCCTGGTCGAGCCACTGGCTAGCCAAAGACCCTGGATGGTTACGCAAGGGAACCACGAAGTCGAAAAGATCCCCATCATCCATTCCACGCCCTTCACTTCCTACAATGCACGATGGCGCATGCCATTTGAGGAAAGCGGTTCCACTTCCAACTTGTACTTCTCCTTCGATGTGGCCGGTGTCCACGTTATCATGCTCGGCTCTTACACTGATTTTGATCCTGATTCGGATCAATTCAAGTGGCTGCAAGGTGATTTGGGGAACATTGACAGGGGAAAAACCCCATGGATCGTTGCGCTAATCCATGCACCCTGGTACAATACCAATACTGATCACCAAGGAGAACCTGAATCAGATCTCATGAAGCAACACATGGAAGTTTTGCTTTATAAAGCACGGGTGGATATTGTTTTTGCTGGCCATGTTCATGCTTATGAACGCTTT ACTCGGGTATACAATGGACAAGCTGATAACTGCGGTCCGATTCACATCACAATCGGCGACGGCGGCAACCGTGAAGGTCTAGCTAAAAA GTATATGGATCCGATAGCCGGAATATCAGTATTCAGGGAAGCAAGCTTCGGGCACGGCCAACTTGAGGTGGTGAATGCAACGGATGCAGTGTGGACATGGCATAGGAACGATGATGATGTCTCAGTTGTTTCAGATACAGTTTGGCTCAGAAGCCTCTCCTCGAATCCTGCTTGTAAATCTTAA